The Chrysemys picta bellii isolate R12L10 chromosome 3, ASM1138683v2, whole genome shotgun sequence DNA window TGGCACCTCAACCCCACCTGGAGGAGTGGCAGTGGggtaggggagagagaaaaggtaCTTCACTCTCTCCACATTCAACCCCTGGGCTGACTGCCAGTAAGGATGCCAATTATCTCAGTGGTAATGTTGATGTGAACACCCATTCACTAGAAAAAAAACGGGCCAAGACCACCTGCTTATTTCACACAGGACATCACAGACCAATGGGACAGAAATTACTTTAGTCTCTACTACCATgcactggatttgaaccagtgatttAGAGGAGAATTGTTCCCCTCTGCCACCCTCTAAAGTTATTCCCAGACATTCAGGTCTCAATCCCACTTTCATAAAGCCAGGATGCACATCACTGTCCCAGAAAATACTGTCCCCTCTCCCTGGTCAGGCAGGTGCGCAGCAGATTTCACAGTATCTGTAATGAAGTTCACTTACGTATCCAAGATCAACACCACCTTTAGTTCATATCCTTGTCTACTCTCCTGCTTGTGCATTTACCAGCCACAGCTGTCTCAAGAACTAAACTAGCCTTTTCATAACAGTGAAACAGATGGTCTCTATTTCCCAATCTGTAAATAGTTCTTACCTACTTCTCCTGGTTGTTGAAGCTCAGTTAATTCGTGTTTGTAAAGGACTTTGAGTTCCTTGGATGGAAGTACTATTAATCTAATCTGCAGCAGTGAGAAAATGTGTAGCTCTTTACTCTTGGATTCTGTACAATCTACTGATGGCTATTATTCTATCCAGTTTTCTGAACAGTCCAGCACTTCCATGCCTCAAAATGCATTCAAACCTTTCAGTACATTTGCACGGGAAAGGCACCCTTGCTGCCCAATTCCAGGGTAAAATGGGAAACCATCCCTTGTGGCATGAACAAAGCCAGGACACTAGGTTCTAAGTTCAAGGAATTTTAAAGACTGGCATCTGATACCAGACTCACTAGTGAtgtttaactgaaaacatactGCTACAAAACCATTCAGGTTGGAGGCACAAAAGTCGTCAGATCTAGGCAGTGAGGAGTAGATATTTACTTTATTTAGCAATAAATACTTGGAACAGCTTCCCACTGCCCATCTCCTAAGTGCCTCTACCTCTCCACAACCCACTTCCATTAAGCTGCCAACACTGTTTCCTTCCTCAAGGTCTTCACACCTCTCTCTTGAACGGTCATCCAGTGCATCTCTGAGACTGACAGACTGTGCTGGGCACTGGCTTTGTCTTCTACGTGTGCTGTAAAGCACTGACATGTAGAGCTCCAGACAAACAACCCTGAAATGCTTTTCAGTGAGGAGTTCTGCCATTCTCCCATTAGTACTATTTCCAGGTGCAGCACTTCGGAGTCCTTCTGGATGACAGATGCCATATATATTCTCAGTCATCTTCACTGTGTCAGTTACTAGCTTCAAACATGATGTGCGGGATATGATCAGCTGGTCTCAAACAGGAAGGAAAACTCTCTGTAAACTGGAGACTAAGCCCTATACCACCAGCATAGGGATGAGCCTTGGTGAATTACATAATTGACCAGCAAGAGTCAATAAAATTACAGAAAACCCTCTACCGCCACCTTGCAGCTGCAACTACATCAGCTCAACAGTGGTATAATCTGATCAAAACTGGACCTGCTTTGCTGTCTTTAGACAGGTTTTCTAGAACTTTGAAGATGCACATCTCCTCCACACGTTTACTTGGGTTACGGCTTCAAACAGCAACAGCTGCAATTAACTAAGCACACCAGCTGGGAAAATTGCTGACAGTACATCTACCACCTAACACAGTGGCCCAAAACACTGGGTGAGGGTCAGATGGTGGCTCAAATGAGTTCACCTAGAGGCCACTCAGATTAAAATGGATcattgcatgctaggatctgCAGCCTCAGTGGAATATACCTCTGCATATAAATAAGGGCAGCTGCAATCTATTCTGTTTAATGCAATTTAGGTGCAGTAGTCTAGGTTCCTGGCAAATTGCCAAATTGGCCCCTCTTTTGGAGCATCCCAAAAAGTTATTGGCAACTATCACAGCACCACATATTGGTTCCCAGCTACACTAAATCATATCTCCAGCACCTCTGCAGCACTGTTTAGGAAGAAGTTTGGTGCTTCCATGTGTCAGTATTTGTCCAGCAGTACAGATTTCCCTGCTAAGAAACTTAAAGTCACTGCAAAGCTTTTAATATTTGCTCATGCAAGCCCTCTTAGCCAGCAAAATTTTGCCTATTTCTTAACACAAGACTGTAAACAAACTCATTACATGCTAATCATCgggtcacacacacccctctctttcCCCATATGCTGGAAGAGCAGGAAACGTAAGATGGGTCACATACCTTTGCTTCGTCATTAATGTCCCAAGTGAAGGATATGGCATTGTATGCAAGCTCTTCAATGTTACTGATTGTATTGAAGCTCTCCTTATAGTCGGCTGTCGGGAAGGAGAGGAGAGCATCTTAATCATACAAAGCAGACAAACTGTATAGCAACTGCAGCTCTTCCACAGTACCCTAAGGGTTAAAGGCTCTGAAAGGCTTTCAGAGGCGGATTGTTAAAGGTTGAAAGCAGTTCATtataaaaaaaagagaagaattaaaacaaaaactaaagtGGGAAAGGCAGCGACGCCAAGTATGGCATGTATCTGTGCCATGCCCTATAGTTACATATGAGAAATGTCACACTGCATGACAAGAGTATAAGCTCTCAGTAAAGCTCCTTCAATAATAAAGCTGACGCGCATGCAAATCTTTAAGTGCCAAGTGCTTAATCCCTGCCTTTATTCACAGAAGGAAAGGGCTGGGAGCACAATCCAGCTTTCAACCAAGGAAATCTGGAAGCCAGCCAGTCACAGCCTTGTCTGTAGGCAAATGGAAATTTGCAGTGTTTTCTTTTTAACTGAACCGAGGACTCACTGCAAGAGCACCAGCAGGAAGGAGACCGAGGAGCACTGAAGTATTTCCCCTGAAAAAAACATTGACTGTTTAGAAAGCTTGCAAAGCCCAGAGAGTGCAGTTTAACTATACTGGCCAAGATCTTTAAATGCAACTAGTGATTTGGGGGCACCTCCATTTTTGGATGCGCCAACTTGAGACATCTAAAAAAGGGCCAGTCTTTCAAATGGCGAGGGGAGCACttggcattttctgaaaatctggcatcTTCAAGGCATCTAACATTAGTTCGCGCACACACCCCCGAATTGAGGCTGCCAAAATACCTAGTCCCTTCTGAAAATACCTTGGCCAAGAACATCCCTTTGGTTTTGCCACAAAGTTAAGAACAGTACTCAGCCTAGTCTGAAGGTTCCCTTTAAAAATGAAGTACCAATAGAAGGTCAAACCCTGCCAAGGAAATCAGGCTTGGAGTTTGATACCAGTAATTAGAGCGTTTCTTACCAATATCAATGCATCTTTGTTTGGCTGTATGCTGCCTTGAGTGCCAGTACTTCCAGTGCCTGATCTGATCTTCTCTTGTTTTGTCTTCGGCAAACACAACCAAGATGACGCTCTTCATGAAGAGGACGGgtagggaagagaaaaaaaaactttaaaagccACAGAGAAAATTTGTTTTGGAAGCTTTTACTTGGTATCAGGTTTTCTGCATTTGGCGTGCAAAACTTAGGAAAAGCCAAGTTACGCCTGGCAAAGTAGAATCCTCTTTAGAATGGGAACAAACAAGCTAATGTTCTTCAGGGCCATAAAAGAACAAGGCGGTCAGAAGTTGCCCACAGAAAGAGAATTGGATGCTCTCCTTCCAGGTGTCCACGTCGCATAGACCCATCACCACTACTGACTTGCTTGCTTGGCAGGCTCAGAGACACCAGTGACCGAATAGGCCTGGAGACCAATTTAACCTCTTCTGCTCTTCATTGGCATGGCAGAAGGGGAAAGCTGGGCCTGCTGCTGCGGGCTTCAGTCTAGACTGTTGTGTGACTACAGGACTTCAACCGTAGCCCAGCACCTCCAATAAGCAACAAATACCCACAACACCTCTCCCAAGAAGCTGTAAGAATTTCCACTCACTCTGACTTTGCTGATTGGGTGGTGGATTCCTTCACTGCTGCTGACTTCTTTAAGGGTGATCGGATAAAACTGACCCTTGTTTAGGTATGTCATTGTGCTGTCCCCTGGCTTCTGACGAAGTGACTTGGAAGCTTCTAAGGTGTATTCAAAGTTATTCCTAGGAGACAAAAAGGACATTGATAGCTTCCTGGCAAACTCTTTAGCAAAgtgttttacatttaatttggaGACGTTTAAGATTTATTAGTTGAGACACTAAACCCTCaatagggaagggagggggaagcaagaCTAGCTCTTTGTTGACAATCAATCCTCTTCATGAGAACATTTAGAAAAGCTCTTTGCAGAGAAAATCAACACGTAGGATTGGACACTGCCTATTCAGGCTTACTGCAACATGTTTTATTTATGTAACAGAAGAGTTTCTATCAATGACCAAAATGCTGTTAAGAGTCATTCAAAGGCTGCTaggtcccttcctccccccaccaatgTTTCATTcccaataaaaaacaaaccaaccccacaTCACCCATTCCCCATCGTAGGTCTCCATACACAAAATCCACACACAGCAACCTCCAGTGCCTGCTGTAGATTCTCAATGTAGAGAGAGCAGACAAGCATCTCTGGGCATCTATCAAGGTGAGGCACTTGGGAGCCAGTTCCAGGAGGGTTCTGCAGTAATTATTATTCTCTTAAATGACTAGATGGGTCACCCCATACCAAGTTGGTTAGAAATCAACGTAAGACTCCCAGATGGCAGTACAGTGCCATTATCAACCCAACAAAGATACCAGGTCGATGCGTGGAGTGGATGgagcaagctcctattccatctccctgttccaaaaatccatttaatatatagTCCTCAGATAGAGGAcgtatcagatattaaactgataagaacagatactacACTTGATCAAGTGTACCAACAAAGATAGTTTTCCTAAatattgcagacatgactttccaGGTTGTTAAGCACTCAGCACAGCTAAAACCAGGTGTgcacagcacctctgagaatcatGCCTAAAGAAAGGCAACCCAAAAGAGAATTCATAAGTAAGTCATGAACAAACTGGCTATAAGAGATCAGGCGGCTGCAGGACAATAGAAAGCTTGAAGTATTACCCAGCAATGCTGTCAAAAACGTAGTCCTCTGAACTCATGCTGGCCATCCGCAGATTTAGTTCAGCAGGAAAGAAAACCTGAAAATACAGATAATtaattcagcagcaccagaaaaaaaTTCAACAGCTGCCAGGTTACAACCCTGCTTCAGCTGGCTTTAATATCTGATAACTAGGGATTGTGGCTAGCATACTCTGTATGCTGTTTATGGGCCCCAGTCAAATAATGCTTTATATGCCAATTAAGCACAAGATCTAGCAAGCCCACTCTGGGCCAGCTTTTAAAATCAAGCCTGCCTGAAGCTTGCTAACTACTGGATGTTATGGACATCACTAATATGGACTTAGAACTTGAAGGGAAGCGATGGTGAACCCTGTAGATTTCAAAAGATGCaatagaacaaattaaaaataaagtctgATTTTTGTatgagctcagctcccattcaggcacctaaataaactggccagattttcacaagcGCCCAGCACCCAGTAGCTCCCATTGAGGACAATGGACGCtgagcacttgtgaaaatctgaccagtttatttaggtgcttaaatgggAGCTTCGGGTGCAGAGTTCTTGTAAACTTGACCCACTATTTATTTCACTGTTGCCGCTGACAGATTATTTCCACAAGCTATTTAGCCAAAACTTCCGTCATTTGTAAGATTAGCCATTTGCTTTTGATAacgatttttttgttttatagaTTTAATTCACTAAATTATACCTATGGACCTTTGTCTTCTATTTCTAATCCACTGGACTGAGATTTCAGGTTTACACCACTATTAGAGGTGCAACGCGATACCCATGCACTGATTGGGTtgcgcaaacacacacacacgcacatagaGAACATGGTGAGCGACCCCTGTACCTCTTGCACTCCTTCTTTGAAAGTCTCTGAGAAGGTGGAGTCCGGCGTGCGCCTCTGGGAGTTCTGAGGCTGAGCACTGGAACTAAACTGATCAGGGTTGAGATTCCTGTCGAAAACCACCACCCGTTCGGGGGGCTCGGGGTGGTAGACAGTGGGAGGGATGCCCACAGTGAATCCATGTGGCTGTGTTTCTGTTTTAATTGAATGAGTGGGCATTGTGGCAATGGAAACAGTGACAGTGGTGTCGGGGGTCGTCAGATGGCCTCTCTTGTCCATGGCCATTTGGGTAGCGTGCGGAAGAACAATATTGAAAGGCACATTTTTCAGAACCTGCACTCTGTTTTCTCCAGTAGAGATGAGCGATTGTTCCGTTGGGATGCTGTttctttaagagaaaaaaaagggTTCAAACCAAAACACCACAACATTAAACAGCAGATCCAGAAACATTTATTGGGCTTCTGGCTAAGGTGAAACAGAATATCAGCTCCCTGTATTGGTGATGATCAACTATATCTAGGGGTAAGGGTTCTAGAATTTATAAAAAGCTTATCCATTTCTGACTCCTAGGACCCTAATTTTGAGCTAGTATACTATACTTGACCTTAAAGCATTAACAGCCCATAAACTGAGTCACCCAAAACACAATACACTAAGGGCCCCGCTGACAGGGTATCAAGCACCGAGGGACTCACTTGATTGGCTTATATATAAGTTTACATACTATACCACCACACTGGTTTCTGTGTTCCTCAACAGACTGAATCATCTTGTTATCAGAGCTGGAGCAATTTAAACTTGTCTTGGTCAGCTCTCTCTTCAGCTTAGCATTATAGGAAgagggcagcagggagtgggacttAAGGTTAATTTATATTCATGATATTTTATGATCCCATGGTTTGTTGGTGGGTTCCGCTCCCTCCCCGAATAAAAGAAAAGACTGCAAAATTTATGCAAGTGAAACTAATGCATCAGAACCACAGGTTAACAAACCACAAATACATTGCAATGTTTTATGGCACCCCATTCAAATTAATCCTGACTACATATTCCAAATGCATCCAGTCCTGTAGCACCTAGTAACTGATGGGGTTTATGTAAGACCTGATCTTGAGGGTAGTTGGAAGATCAGGACCTGCCCATTAAAACTCAATCATGAGCCACCTTGTATAAACCCTGGGGAGTAAACGCTTACCAGCCACCTCCTTATGCCCCTGAAAGGGATATTGTCACTAGTTCACGCATGGGGGAAGAGAGCAGTTCCACTGCATTGCTATTCCCTCTCTTGCACAGAAGGTGGTGGGTGGGCAGGGATGAGAAGTGGATGGAGCCTTGACTTTCTGAGTCAAAATTCAATCTCTAGTTGGTCCTGGGGCACCTCAAGTACCTGCTGTCCCTGACTCCGAAGCCTGTGGTAACGTCACCATCTAACCCTTGGGTTGTTACAAGAGTTGATGGTGCAGAAGAAAGGATTGCAATCTCCATTACAAATGCAGGAGAGCTGCTGCAGGTATGGCAGCAAACTTCATTTAAGCAGCCTTAGCGATATATCAGGATGTCAGTTAAAGCAAAAGTGCACAATAGAATCCAGTACCTTTTGCCATGATCTTGGTCAGGGTGATCGACATCTGGTTTTGCTGTTGAAGTCCTTCTTTCTCTGGGAACCTGGAGGTATAAGACATGAGAGTTTACCTGTTCTTATCCAAACAAGGTTAGCCcattctttctcccccccccagtttgGAAAGCTAAGTATCACTCTGTTATGCATCAATTATTTAAAGTGCAGTTAACACCTGTAAAGTTCTTTACAATGCCAAAATGTATCATCATCACTGTTGTTTTGAAAAGTCAAGGCTATTCCATACGCTACTAAAAGAATCCCAAACTAATACAACGGAGTGGTACTTTGGAATTAAGATTCCTGCATAGAAAAAACAAGACAAACTGCTTAAACCTTAGGACAGCGACAAGTTTCCAACCTGGCTGGAAAGATCACCATCTCTTATCAAGTGTCAGCAACTGGAATAATGGAATTGGAGGGAAAATAAAGAGTTGTCACTAGTAGCTCTGATAAAGAAAACGAACAGGCTTCAATTTGTCTGGTGACTTTATTACTTAGCTTGATTACTTAGATCAGCTcaacagctggggagagcgacATCCTCAGTCTACCCACAGGGGTTGTCTAGATCAGTTTCTCATTGCCCATTCACACCTTTGCCTCTGCGGACACTTTTGGTTGGATATTTTTTGGGACTAGTCTTGGACTTTCCCTGGGAACTAGAATGAGACCACGAAGTTTAATAATGACAATACTTGGCTTTTATAGAGTCTTTTATATTCACAAAGCAGTATGCAAACATTAGCTAATTCTTACTGTGCCTCTGTAAGGTAGATGATATCCTCATTCTATAcatggggaagcagagagagagagagagagagagagagagagaggctgatggCCTGCTCTTCAGTGGATCTGAGCTCCCACAAAcactcactgacttcaattggagttaacacctttgaaaattaggccatgAACAATTTGTTCAAGGCCATAGAACAAATCAACAGCAGAACTTGGATGAGTTCCTAACACCCAGTCCCATATCCTGTCcagtcacactttatattaaagaTATATTTATAGTTACAGGATTAATAGATAGCTATAAGCACATCAGCAGAAGGTACCTATAAACCATGGTTATAAGCAACCTATTGACCTTTAGGActctaaaaatgtattaaaatatctATTTATGTTAAGGGtatatttataaatagtttataaagggtGATTTTCTATCGACTAGACTATGATGCTTCTGATGTAAGTCACTGACCAGCTCTCAGTAATGGCTTTTTGTCATCTACTGACTTGGGCTAGATATGAAGCGGCAACCTGGACAAAGAAAAATGCTCCATATTCCACTATTACCCATCATCTGAGCTATCTAGTTCTCCACTTTACAACATTTTACTATTTAAAGATGAAGGCTACTTACAGTCCTAACCTGCAAAACCCCAACCAGTATTTTATAAAGCTGTGGGGGAGATATGATGTACATTAGGGATTAAACTGAGATCTTCTAAAGTCAGGATACTGGTGaacaggatcagggccggctccaggctttttgccgccctaagtggtggggggaaaaaaaaaaaagccgcgattgcgattggcggcagctccaccgcgccactttcttctttggAGGCAATTCgacagcaggtccttccctccgagagagaccaagggacccgctgccgaagagcccgacgtgctgcctcctccccttggccgccccaagcacctgcttgctgagctggtgcctggagccggccctgaacaggATATTTGCATTCAATCTCAGACTAAGGTCACAAGGGACCAtaatgatcatttagtctgacctcctgcacattgcaggccaccgAACCTCACCCACACAGCCTGGTAATAGACATGCCATGGAGTAGTGTACGGATACTCACTCTATACTATGGTAACACCCTGTTAAAGAGAGATCAGATTACTATATTCTTGTATAATCTGTATACAAAAGCTTACTTTTGTAATTATTTTGTCTCTGATAGTTACATGGCAAAGATTTGTAAgcttgttaaaacttcctaaatatagtgtttaaaaaaaaatacaaatgcagATCTCTTACTTATTATTTGGCCATTAAATTTTACTTATCCCGAGGTTCCAGGCTACTCTGATAAAACACAAAAGCTACAAGACATTGATAACACATACCATTTAAATGAACAAGAACGAATACATTCATACATTAGAAGGACATAACTCCAGACCTTCCAGCACTGAAACATGCTGCGTAAGCATGATCAGATACTGCACCTTTACCTGACAAATGCAAACTATTTAAATTATATTGGAAACGCCTAATTTTTTGTAATAGTAATTATAGGCTGATGACAGAAAACCCTAGTAGAAACAGTACTTTTCTAAATAGCTTCCAATTAAAACCTTTAAAATCCAGTGGCTTTTAAGTAGCGTAGAGAATGTACGAGAGCATCAGAAGAATGTAGGTCAAGATTTTCTGGAGTGACTAGGGATTTTAGGAacttccatttttgggtgcctaatttaagACATATTAaaggggcccaattttcagagtgcatgtgctcagcactttctgaaaatgaatCCCTttcaaggtgtctcaagttgggcacccaaaaatcactactAACTTTGAAACTGTTGCTGTAAGGCGTTCCAAGCCACACTGTCAGGAGTTAGGCTAGTCTTGgctcagggggggaaaaaaaaaaaatctacaaaaaccTTTACAGGTGGCAGCCCCACCAGGCTTTAAATTTTCTGCTCCAGACCTTGGAAGCTCCCATCTGCTCCTTTAACTTAGTCTCAGAAAATGACAGATGAATTCTTCCAACATTTTATACTTTTTTCGCTCGTAAGCTTGCCCTTCCCAAACCTTTCCTACAGTTTATAGACTGCATGAGTAGGGAAGGAAACCCTGAATAAAATACCAATGCACAGCAAATTCTTTGTGCTTCACTAAAAGCTCTTCACTACAGCATCCACCAAATTTCTCTTCCCAGTTTTTCCACATTTAAAAATGGATATAGCAGATTAAAATCCTCTGACAAGAAGGCTTTTTCAGTGGCATAACAAACAAGTACAGAGAGGTATGGCTTTTTAAGgcagaaaacaagctttcctacaAGTGTCAGTTATAACTACCTTTACACCAATTATTTTGTCACATGCACTAAGGACTAAACTGAGCTTTGCATTAAAGATTACAAAATACTTCTATATACACATACCATGCAGTTTTATGCAACTATACTGCTTGAAAAATTGGTTAAACTCTTAATAATAGGCATGTACTTTGTATATAACAAGTGTAGTAGTTCTAAAGGCTGGAAAATAGGTTTGTGAGTGTCAATAATTAACAATGTTCTCAGTGCTCTTCCAGACACCAAATGAAGACCATCCCTGTTCTGATCCTGTAAACAGATCAGTGAAAGTAAATGGGATTCAGGAACCTGGCTGTATTAGGCTCTTTAGAAAATCTCAACCTAaatcttaataaataataatatgaatATTGTGGTAGTGCCCATGAGGCCCAGGGtatcattgtgctaggcactatacaaactgAACACAAAGAGTCCCTTGCCCCACAATTTTATATTCATATACATACACTCTCCAGCATTTCAGCTAGTAACTATTAAAAACTGCATCCTGAAAAACATGAGTCAGTAGACTGCACAAGTACCCTGACATATCACAAAAAAAGATTCCAGAATGACTGGTTTCTATTTAGCTTAAAAGAAATCTATTGTCGGAAAATCAAAGTGGTtttaaattttttctttttttaaaaagagttagaACCACCAACTCAGAGTCCTCATTACACTATTAATAGCTACTATGCAAACAGCTACATTACATTCCCTAGCAAATTACTATTTCAGGTGCATTTGCAGGCAAAACAAGTGCACCTTTGGCTGTTAGGTGTTACTGGTGCCAACCTACCTTGTAATAGTCATACAGCAATCCCAGGGCAGCTGCACTGTCTTCATCACCATTGATGCTCATCATGGCTTTGGTGGCTGCTGTAAGGGGATTTTCAAGGAAGGACTTCCAGGCTTCATCTTCACTGGTGTATGGACGCCTCTGGGAGTAGAGAGAGTCATTCTGAAGAACCAACACGGGCCTTTTGCTTTGGTCATAAAAATATGAATCTTTGTTACAATGCATCCAAAAAGTATATAATAAGCATGTTTCACAAACTTTGTAACACTTAAGCATTAGCTATCAGGTTTTTACTATGTTAATATTATGACAATGTGACACAATGGTTAGTCAACAGAAAGACACGGGATACAATTCTCATCTCATGTATGTCGGTGGAAATCAGGAGTAAcctcactgaactcaatggaattacatcagtGAGATCACAAAACTACTGAAGATGATAGCTGGCCTGCTAACAAGTATTTGGAATCCAACATAGAACATTAAAAATGTTGTGAATTTATTAGCCTAAGACTCACAATACTATTAGCATATTACTAAACAAAAGAGATATTGTACAGCAATAACTTGCTACTAATTCATTCAAGCTCTCTCTATGCACTATAGAGTCAATGGCTGCATGCTTTGTCATGCAAGACTAGAGAGAGTTTGCATTAACAAATACCACTATCGTTATAAAACAGAGTTAACTCTAGTATcagtggggtagccgtgttagtctgaatctgtaaaaagtaacagagggtcctgtggcacctttaagactaacagaagtattgggagcataagctttcgtgggtgagaacctcacttcttcagatgcaagacagtaGAGTTAACTCTACTTTCCCATGTCTGACAATTCCCTCAGAAGACAACTTACTTAATTCTTGGGGTATATTTGAAAGTTATTAAAAGCTGCTGATTACCTGTATACTATAGATGGAATGTAGCCAAAGGAGACTGTAAATCAACAAGGCAGTCCAATTTTCTGGCAATAGAAGTCAAGTTGTGTATTGTATGTTTACTTTTGAGATAATCTGTGACAATGTCTTGAAAGAGAATCCCAGTGGGCTACCAGGAAAGAAAAAACACCTAAACACAAttcctccccctccgcccccaaaaAGTGTGGGTATTACCTCCATGAAAAATGATTAGATttgttcaaaacattttgttcttatTGTGAAGGAGAAAACTCCAAGCACTCAcatgggtggaaatggggggagaTGGTGTTTGCAGCAAAACACAATTTTACCAGCCTAAACAAGTTAacattttaaattcagtttttaaaatatatgcttcATCCACATTGGCCAGGCAAACAATGTTTAAACCATGTTAGCTTGAACTGGTTTCAAACCAGTTCAGACAGTTCCCCCCATGCTTATTCCCACCCCCAGTGTGCACAGAGGCCTAGCTGATGTTTACTACAGGTTCTTTGTTTTCAAAAGTTGAAACAAGAGACAGATcaattcttaaaaaaaagaacCACCACACAACCACCATCCCTAAGAAATAGGAACATCTTTTTTGTTGAACTTACTCCCAGGACTATTCAAAGATTGAAACATATtagaatattgaaggaataaaACACTATTGTCAACTTAATAAATGTCCTGCATTTATAACTCCTTTCACCTAGGAAAATTACTAAGTGCTTTGCAAACTATGGATTTGAATCTGTAAACCCTTACTCACCCAAGCGGACTCAGTGACGTCATGGGGATCACTTGCATGATTTAAGGACaactcatgtgagtaagagttTGCAAGTTCTGGATGAAGGGGGATTTATACATACACAGAGTGGCTGTGTGTCAGTCTGTAAAATGAGCCACCTCTGGTGTAGAGTGTAGCAAATTAGCACACAGCAAACTGCGCAACAATGGGATGAGTTTGAATTTTCTCCAAGGACACAGGGCAAACA harbors:
- the GRHL1 gene encoding grainyhead-like protein 1 homolog isoform X7, with translation MTQDYDNKRPVLVLQNDSLYSQRRPYTSEDEAWKSFLENPLTAATKAMMSINGDEDSAAALGLLYDYYKVPRERRTSTAKPDVDHPDQDHGKRNSIPTEQSLISTGENRVQVLKNVPFNIVLPHATQMAMDKRGHLTTPDTTVTVSIATMPTHSIKTETQPHGFTVGIPPTVYHPEPPERVVVFDRNLNPDQFSSSAQPQNSQRRTPDSTFSETFKEGVQEVFFPAELNLRMASMSSEDYVFDSIAGNNFEYTLEASKSLRQKPGDSTMTYLNKGQFYPITLKEVSSSEGIHHPISKVRSVILVVFAEDKTREDQIRHWKYWHSRQHTAKQRCIDIADYKESFNTISNIEELAYNAISFTWDINDEAKVFISVNCLSTDFSSQKGVKGLPLNIQIDTYSYNNRSNKPVHRAYCQIKVFCDKGAERKIRDEERKQSKRKGKCTDPSSQLNAFPDVKVPMLPSHKRTDVTVFKPSQDLDTQPILFIPDLHHANLQRGTHVLPVAPEELEGEGSNMKRGPYITEDDFIAPPNKLTRIEEPKRVLLYVRKESEEVFDALMLKTPSLKGLMEAISDKYDVPFDKIGKIFKKCKKGILINMDDNIVKHYSNEDTFQLQIEEAGGSYKLTLTEI
- the GRHL1 gene encoding grainyhead-like protein 1 homolog isoform X4; protein product: MTQDYDNKRPVLVLQNDSLYSQRRPYTSEDEAWKSFLENPLTAATKAMMSINGDEDSAAALGLLYDYYKVPRERRTSTAKPDVDHPDQDHGKRNSIPTEQSLISTGENRVQVLKNVPFNIVLPHATQMAMDKRGHLTTPDTTVTVSIATMPTHSIKTETQPHGFTVGIPPTVYHPEPPERVVVFDRNLNPDQFSSSAQPQNSQRRTPDSTFSETFKEGVQEVFFPAELNLRMASMSSEDYVFDSIAGNNFEYTLEASKSLRQKPGDSTMTYLNKGQFYPITLKEVSSSEGIHHPISKVRSVILVVFAEDKTREDQIRHWKYWHSRQHTAKQRCIDIADYKESFNTISNIEELAYNAISFTWDINDEAKVFISVNCLSTDFSSQKGVKGLPLNIQIDTYSYNNRSNKPVHRAYCQIKVFCDKGAERKIRDEERKQSKRKVPDVKVPMLPSHKRTDVTVFKPSQDLDTQPILFIPDLHHANLQRGTHVLPVAPEELEGEGSNMKRGPYITEDDFIAPPNKLTRIEEPKRVLLYVRKESEEVFDALMLKTPSLKGLMEAISDKYDVPFDKIGKIFKKCKKGILINMDDNIVKHYSNEDTFQLQIEEAGGSYKLTLTEI
- the GRHL1 gene encoding grainyhead-like protein 1 homolog isoform X1, with the translated sequence MDFYETHATGKMDFPSKRPVLVLQNDSLYSQRRPYTSEDEAWKSFLENPLTAATKAMMSINGDEDSAAALGLLYDYYKVPRERRTSTAKPDVDHPDQDHGKRNSIPTEQSLISTGENRVQVLKNVPFNIVLPHATQMAMDKRGHLTTPDTTVTVSIATMPTHSIKTETQPHGFTVGIPPTVYHPEPPERVVVFDRNLNPDQFSSSAQPQNSQRRTPDSTFSETFKEGVQEVFFPAELNLRMASMSSEDYVFDSIAGNNFEYTLEASKSLRQKPGDSTMTYLNKGQFYPITLKEVSSSEGIHHPISKVRSVILVVFAEDKTREDQIRHWKYWHSRQHTAKQRCIDIADYKESFNTISNIEELAYNAISFTWDINDEAKVFISVNCLSTDFSSQKGVKGLPLNIQIDTYSYNNRSNKPVHRAYCQIKVFCDKGAERKIRDEERKQSKRKGKCTDPSSQLNAFPDVKVPMLPSHKRTDVTVFKPSQDLDTQPILFIPDLHHANLQRGTHVLPVAPEELEGEGSNMKRGPYITEDDFIAPPNKLTRIEEPKRVLLYVRKESEEVFDALMLKTPSLKGLMEAISDKYDVPFDKIGKIFKKCKKGILINMDDNIVKHYSNEDTFQLQIEEAGGSYKLTLTEI